One genomic segment of Anaerotignum faecicola includes these proteins:
- a CDS encoding acetyl-CoA hydrolase/transferase family protein, producing the protein MNKFQEMYRAKLKTAEEVAMYVKSGDICACPTGLEEPETICAAVGERARRGEITGVQHHAILSVKGNAFMDPALKGKYDYVSWFTGGAGRKAIQQGYYTYVPNNYSTAPGYWRDCMPRLDVFYAEVSPMDKHGYFSCGMAGAEVVALRDKATIILLEVNEKMPRVMGNNLIHISQVTALCESCHELLELPETVLTETDKKIGQMIADEVPNGATLQLGIGGVPNAVGVLLRDKKDLGLHTEMFTDSMVDLLECGAVTNMKKPINVGKTIATLAWGTKKMYEYMDDNPAFEMHPVDYTNNPYVIGQHDNFISVNACVEIDLFGQVCAESLGTLHYSGSGGQVDFVRGANLSKGGKGFIAMTSTAKNGTVSKVKPVLTPGSIVTTSKNEVDFLVTENNIVRLKGRTASERAKMIISLAAPEFRDELLFEAKKMNLIV; encoded by the coding sequence ATGAACAAATTTCAGGAAATGTACCGTGCAAAACTGAAAACGGCGGAAGAGGTTGCAATGTATGTAAAATCCGGTGATATCTGTGCCTGTCCTACAGGCCTGGAGGAGCCCGAAACCATCTGTGCGGCTGTCGGCGAAAGAGCAAGACGCGGCGAAATCACAGGAGTACAGCACCATGCGATTCTGTCCGTAAAGGGCAATGCGTTTATGGACCCTGCACTCAAGGGTAAATATGATTATGTATCCTGGTTTACAGGCGGCGCAGGCAGAAAAGCGATTCAGCAGGGCTACTATACCTATGTACCGAATAACTACAGCACAGCACCCGGCTACTGGAGAGACTGTATGCCCAGACTGGATGTATTTTATGCTGAGGTTTCCCCGATGGATAAGCATGGCTATTTCTCCTGCGGCATGGCCGGAGCAGAGGTGGTTGCGCTGAGAGATAAGGCAACTATCATCCTGCTGGAGGTCAACGAAAAAATGCCCCGTGTTATGGGGAATAACCTGATTCACATTTCTCAGGTAACGGCTCTGTGCGAATCCTGCCATGAGCTGCTGGAGCTGCCCGAAACCGTACTGACAGAAACAGATAAGAAAATCGGTCAGATGATTGCGGACGAGGTTCCCAACGGCGCAACCCTGCAGCTGGGGATTGGCGGCGTTCCCAATGCGGTTGGCGTTCTGCTGCGCGATAAGAAGGACTTGGGTCTGCATACCGAAATGTTTACAGACAGCATGGTTGACCTGCTTGAATGCGGCGCAGTAACCAATATGAAAAAGCCCATCAATGTCGGCAAAACGATTGCCACACTGGCTTGGGGCACAAAGAAAATGTACGAATACATGGACGATAACCCTGCATTTGAAATGCACCCCGTTGATTATACAAACAACCCCTATGTCATCGGTCAGCATGACAACTTCATTTCCGTGAATGCCTGTGTAGAGATTGACCTGTTTGGTCAGGTATGTGCGGAATCTCTGGGCACACTGCATTACAGCGGTTCCGGCGGTCAGGTGGACTTCGTGCGCGGCGCGAACCTTTCCAAGGGCGGCAAGGGCTTTATCGCGATGACCTCTACCGCGAAAAACGGTACGGTTTCCAAGGTAAAACCCGTGCTGACACCCGGCTCCATTGTGACAACCTCTAAGAATGAAGTGGACTTCCTGGTAACGGAAAACAATATTGTTCGTCTGAAGGGCAGAACCGCAAGCGAAAGAGCGAAAATGATTATCTCTCTGGCGGCACCCGAATTCAGAGATGAGCTGCTGTTTGAAGCAAAGAAAATGAATCTGATTGTATAA
- a CDS encoding deoxycytidylate deaminase — protein MRKSWDEYFMEIAEIVKTRSTCLRRQVGAVIVKDNRIITTGYNGAPSGLRHCTDIGGCERERLHIPSGQRHELCRALHAEQNAIIQAAKVGVSTEGATIYITLQPCVICAKMLVNAGITRIVHRGEYPDPLSQSILAEAGIEVMAMD, from the coding sequence GTGAGAAAAAGCTGGGACGAATATTTCATGGAAATTGCTGAGATTGTAAAAACACGCTCGACCTGCCTGCGCAGACAGGTGGGGGCGGTGATTGTAAAGGATAACCGTATCATTACGACAGGCTACAACGGTGCGCCCTCGGGGCTGCGCCACTGCACGGACATCGGCGGCTGTGAACGGGAGCGGCTGCATATTCCCTCGGGACAGCGGCATGAGCTTTGCCGCGCACTGCATGCGGAGCAGAACGCCATCATTCAGGCGGCGAAGGTGGGTGTGAGTACGGAGGGGGCGACGATTTATATTACTTTGCAGCCCTGTGTCATCTGTGCGAAAATGTTGGTTAACGCAGGCATCACGCGTATTGTGCACAGGGGCGAATACCCCGACCCCCTTTCGCAGTCCATTCTGGCAGAGGCAGGGATTGAGGTTATGGCAATGGACTGA
- a CDS encoding CarD family transcriptional regulator — MFRKGEYVIYGNNGICCIEEIGVPRDTPLGDSGKEYYTLAPVFSSGKIYAPLDTKVFMRPILTKAEAEELILQIPEIRAEEVIGQDVRALGEKYKGCLDTHRCEDLVRLIKTVYRKEKRLEENGKKLAKTEREYSKLAKELLHREFSMALEVPYDEVENYITEKVAALQK; from the coding sequence ATGTTTCGGAAGGGTGAATATGTCATTTATGGAAATAACGGTATTTGCTGCATCGAGGAGATTGGTGTGCCGCGCGATACGCCGCTGGGAGACAGCGGGAAGGAATATTACACGCTTGCGCCGGTATTTTCCAGTGGGAAAATTTATGCGCCTTTGGATACGAAGGTATTCATGCGCCCGATTCTGACAAAGGCGGAAGCGGAGGAGTTGATTTTGCAGATTCCCGAAATTCGGGCAGAGGAGGTCATCGGGCAGGATGTGCGCGCCCTTGGAGAGAAATACAAGGGCTGTCTGGATACGCACCGATGCGAGGATTTGGTCAGGCTGATTAAAACCGTTTACCGCAAGGAGAAAAGACTGGAGGAAAACGGCAAAAAGCTTGCAAAGACTGAACGGGAATACAGCAAGCTGGCGAAGGAGCTGCTTCACAGAGAATTTTCTATGGCACTGGAGGTTCCTTATGATGAGGTGGAGAATTATATTACGGAAAAAGTGGCGGCATTGCAAAAGTAA
- the ruvA gene encoding Holliday junction branch migration protein RuvA, with protein MISYIKGTLERRGENDIIVEAGGIGYRIFVSPATLAKLPQTGEAVQIFTYFSVKEDGMSLYGFAAREEQEMFEKLLLVNGVGPKGALGFLSVLNPSEIVMAILSDDVKTLSKAPGVGRKTAQRVILDLKDKFKTEDAVSSFEGAAGIAESVGGGDAKFEAIDAMTALGYSRSEAAQAVNAVAAEGMTTEDILKAALKRMITF; from the coding sequence ATGATTTCCTATATCAAAGGCACATTGGAGCGGCGCGGCGAGAATGACATTATTGTGGAGGCAGGCGGTATCGGCTACCGTATTTTTGTTTCCCCTGCCACATTGGCGAAGCTGCCGCAGACGGGCGAAGCGGTGCAGATTTTTACATATTTCAGCGTGAAGGAGGATGGTATGAGCCTGTACGGCTTTGCGGCGAGAGAGGAGCAGGAGATGTTTGAAAAGCTGCTGCTGGTAAACGGCGTAGGCCCGAAGGGGGCATTAGGCTTTCTTTCGGTGCTGAACCCCTCCGAAATTGTGATGGCAATTTTATCGGATGATGTGAAAACGCTTTCCAAGGCACCAGGGGTCGGCAGAAAAACGGCACAGCGCGTGATTTTGGATTTGAAGGATAAATTCAAAACAGAGGATGCGGTTTCCTCGTTCGAGGGGGCGGCAGGCATTGCGGAAAGCGTTGGCGGCGGTGATGCGAAATTTGAAGCGATTGATGCCATGACGGCGTTGGGCTACAGCCGCAGTGAGGCGGCACAGGCGGTCAATGCGGTTGCGGCAGAGGGCATGACAACAGAGGATATTTTGAAGGCGGCGCTCAAGCGCATGATTACCTTCTGA
- the ruvB gene encoding Holliday junction branch migration DNA helicase RuvB, with protein MENRRILTTGLREEDRELEPKLRPATLESYIGQESVKENMRVFIEAAKQRKEALDHVLLYGPPGLGKTTLSNIIANEMDVHIKTTSGPAIERPGDMAAVLNSLNEGDILFIDEIHRLNRMIEEILYPAMEDFVIDIMIGKGPGARSVRLDLPRFTLIGATTRIGLLTAPLRDRFGVVQRLEPYSVENLKIILKRSAAVLQVEMEEGGAEEIARRSRGTPRLANRMLKRVRDFAQVRYDGVITEEVARFALDLLDIDKVGLDQTDRKMLLTMIEKFGGGPVGLDTLAASINEESETIEDVYEPYLLQLGYIQRTPRGRVVTRLGYAHFGMTPPEN; from the coding sequence TTGGAAAACAGACGAATTTTGACGACAGGCTTACGGGAGGAAGACCGCGAGCTGGAGCCAAAGCTGCGCCCTGCTACGCTGGAAAGCTACATCGGGCAGGAAAGCGTAAAGGAGAATATGCGCGTGTTTATCGAGGCGGCAAAGCAGAGGAAAGAGGCTCTTGACCATGTGCTTTTATATGGCCCGCCGGGGTTAGGGAAAACTACGCTCTCGAACATCATTGCAAATGAGATGGACGTGCATATCAAGACGACCTCCGGCCCTGCGATTGAACGCCCGGGGGATATGGCGGCGGTGCTGAACAGCTTAAATGAGGGGGATATTCTCTTTATTGATGAAATTCATCGGCTGAACCGCATGATTGAGGAGATTCTTTATCCTGCGATGGAGGATTTTGTGATTGATATTATGATTGGCAAGGGGCCGGGGGCACGCTCTGTGCGGCTGGATTTGCCGCGGTTTACGCTGATTGGCGCAACGACTAGAATCGGGCTTCTGACTGCCCCTTTGCGCGACAGATTCGGCGTGGTGCAGCGGCTGGAGCCATACAGCGTGGAGAATCTGAAAATCATTCTGAAGCGCTCTGCTGCGGTGTTGCAGGTGGAGATGGAGGAAGGCGGTGCAGAGGAGATTGCGCGCCGCTCCCGTGGGACACCGCGACTGGCAAACCGCATGCTCAAGCGTGTGCGTGACTTTGCACAGGTGCGCTATGACGGGGTGATTACGGAGGAAGTGGCGAGATTCGCACTGGATTTACTGGATATTGACAAGGTGGGGCTTGACCAGACGGACAGAAAGATGCTGCTGACGATGATTGAAAAATTCGGCGGAGGACCAGTTGGGCTGGATACCCTTGCGGCATCTATCAACGAGGAATCCGAGACGATTGAGGATGTGTATGAGCCGTATTTGCTGCAGCTGGGGTATATTCAGCGCACCCCCAGAGGACGCGTGGTGACAAGGCTTGGCTATGCCCATTTCGGCATGACACCGCCTGAGAATTGA
- a CDS encoding DUF975 family protein — protein MRCAADFRAEARAALKGRWGLAIGIGFLAMVLGGFTGMGLPEITLRFEGGDLQITLEALGQTLHPLDMIAGGTLLVGLGVIIVLGWLVRMLIGMIVTVGYMKFNMDLIDGEIGGVEMLFRYFRQWRTMLAAGLLQAIYILGWTLLFIIPGIIAIYRYSMTSCILAENPEMGANDAITRSKELMKGNKWRLFCMEISFIGWMILSVFTFGIGDLWLTPYRAAAHAAFYRELVPLAQPVAEEMPTEENSISE, from the coding sequence ATGAGATGTGCGGCGGATTTTCGGGCAGAGGCCAGAGCGGCGTTGAAGGGACGCTGGGGACTTGCAATCGGGATTGGTTTTCTTGCGATGGTTTTGGGCGGCTTTACAGGCATGGGACTGCCAGAGATCACATTGAGATTTGAGGGCGGCGACCTTCAGATCACCCTTGAGGCATTGGGGCAAACCCTGCACCCGTTAGATATGATTGCAGGAGGAACCCTTCTTGTTGGGCTTGGTGTTATTATCGTGCTTGGCTGGCTTGTGCGGATGCTGATTGGAATGATTGTTACGGTTGGCTATATGAAATTCAATATGGATTTGATTGATGGCGAGATTGGCGGCGTGGAAATGCTGTTTCGGTATTTTCGGCAATGGCGCACAATGCTTGCGGCAGGCTTATTGCAGGCGATATATATCCTTGGCTGGACGCTGCTGTTCATTATTCCGGGGATTATTGCGATTTATCGTTATTCCATGACAAGCTGCATTCTGGCGGAAAATCCTGAGATGGGGGCAAATGATGCTATTACCCGTTCCAAGGAATTGATGAAGGGGAATAAGTGGCGGCTGTTTTGCATGGAAATCAGCTTTATCGGCTGGATGATTTTATCTGTTTTTACATTCGGCATTGGGGATTTATGGCTGACACCTTACAGAGCGGCGGCACACGCAGCATTTTACAGAGAGCTGGTGCCTTTGGCACAGCCTGTGGCAGAGGAAATGCCGACAGAAGAAAACAGTATTTCAGAATAA
- the addB gene encoding helicase-exonuclease AddAB subunit AddB, translating to MGLRFIIGRAGTGKTHLCIEEIIHQSNTGAKRQILIVPEQFTSQAERDLIAATGQNAILTAEVLSFGRLAHRVFSKKGIGNRLPLGDIGKAMALRKILLAEKDNISYFHSVLEQPGFIDQLGLTISEFFQYRISPEDTETLAQAEGLSHAAREKLTDLNRIYRSYLDFLRQEYISADETLGLLAERLDESLGFADTEFWLDGFYGFTPQEYSVIRRLLQLSAQVNITLPMDKNSFYGAFLPPSAPFYEPYLTKKKLLALAEELQLAPVPPTLLEKNFRAETDALRNLEQEYFHSFFRKAPLAESVHVVACPSLQEEIRFAAGKILRLVREEGLRFRQIAIVTNAMETYEKSLRGILEEYDIPCFIDARRETTAHPLVTLLTSLLDILVYDFKYEAVFSYLKSGLSLLSTEEIDILENYVLAYGIKGWKWRQDTWDYGIQREGAEAVDAVNLLRDRVLAPFAPLLALPQKKVFPLREFLQALLSHLEQLHAAETLDVWAQSATSAGNLNKAEEYRQIWQLVMDVLEKADAILGKEELTLEEMAKILKAGLEKCSMGVIPPTADCLLIGDIERSRLPEIKYLFVLGVNEGVLPSPATAQGIFTEAERDLLTAQGVELASGGKQKIFEEQFLIYRGLTRPSKGLWLTYAANDAEGRELSPSSLIERLQRLDEGLQIEPMPAFDLEETAPAAVFHLLGGEMRKATAEAPLSPLWQDIYGFFDENSQWQKHLSLLKQGIGKTAKPERLSPKTAKTLYGKNIFSSVSRLERFAGCPFSFFAEYGLKAEERRLYQLNTPDLGSLFHEVLELFSNKLEQDSLPWTSLTKEETTARIHAAVEDAAPRLGNRILLDSAANQYLIRRLKRISTRAAWTLVQHLQQGDFVPAGYEVGFGAHEALPPIVIRLQDGGSLILNGKIDRVDLLDASGTRYVKIIDYKSGNKTFHFQDIYYGLQLQLLVYLDAYLKYYKKTGASFKPGGVFYFRITDPTLALDEELSAEAIEKILYEKMRMSGLLLQEDVLIHGLDHSLAESRSSAIVPVGYTKKGDPTAASNLATEEQYAAILDFVATRTQEIGDAMKAGIIAPAPYRDGQRTPCAYCSYRSLCRHSYAEAPKWRKLKKIDKVDFWESITPKQPPETE from the coding sequence ATGGGACTGCGTTTCATCATCGGCAGAGCCGGCACAGGCAAAACCCACCTCTGCATAGAGGAAATCATCCATCAATCGAATACGGGAGCGAAACGGCAGATTCTCATTGTGCCCGAGCAGTTCACCTCACAGGCGGAACGGGATTTGATTGCCGCAACCGGGCAGAACGCCATCCTCACCGCCGAAGTGCTCAGCTTCGGTCGTCTGGCGCATCGGGTGTTCTCCAAAAAGGGAATCGGCAATCGCCTCCCTCTGGGGGATATCGGCAAGGCAATGGCACTGCGGAAAATCCTTCTGGCGGAAAAGGACAATATTTCCTATTTCCACAGCGTTCTGGAGCAGCCCGGCTTTATCGACCAGCTGGGTCTGACCATCTCCGAATTTTTTCAGTACCGCATTTCTCCGGAGGATACAGAAACCCTCGCGCAGGCAGAAGGGCTTTCCCATGCCGCAAGAGAAAAGCTGACTGATTTGAACCGCATCTATCGTTCCTATCTGGATTTTCTCAGGCAGGAATATATTTCCGCCGATGAAACCCTTGGGCTTCTGGCGGAGCGTCTGGATGAAAGCCTTGGCTTTGCCGATACGGAATTCTGGCTGGACGGCTTTTATGGCTTCACGCCGCAGGAATACAGCGTCATCCGCCGCCTGCTGCAGCTTTCCGCGCAGGTCAACATCACCCTGCCGATGGATAAAAACAGCTTTTACGGTGCATTTTTGCCGCCCTCCGCGCCATTTTACGAACCATATCTGACGAAGAAAAAGCTGCTCGCTCTGGCAGAAGAATTACAGCTTGCCCCCGTGCCGCCGACCCTTCTTGAAAAAAATTTCCGTGCCGAAACGGATGCCCTCCGCAATCTGGAGCAGGAATATTTCCACAGCTTTTTCCGCAAAGCACCGCTTGCCGAAAGCGTTCATGTGGTTGCCTGCCCTTCCCTGCAGGAGGAAATTCGCTTTGCCGCAGGGAAAATCCTCCGTCTGGTGCGCGAGGAAGGTCTGCGCTTCCGCCAAATTGCCATTGTAACAAACGCCATGGAGACCTATGAAAAGAGTCTGCGCGGCATTTTAGAGGAATACGATATCCCCTGCTTTATTGACGCGCGCCGCGAAACCACCGCACACCCCCTTGTCACCCTGCTGACCTCTCTGTTGGATATTTTGGTGTATGATTTTAAATATGAAGCCGTTTTCTCCTATTTAAAATCCGGCTTGAGCCTGCTTTCCACAGAGGAAATCGATATTCTGGAAAACTACGTCCTTGCCTATGGCATCAAGGGCTGGAAGTGGCGGCAGGATACTTGGGATTACGGCATCCAACGCGAGGGCGCAGAAGCCGTAGATGCGGTTAATCTTCTGCGGGACAGGGTGCTTGCGCCCTTCGCCCCCCTTCTTGCCCTTCCGCAGAAGAAGGTCTTTCCCCTTCGGGAATTTTTACAGGCATTGCTCTCCCATCTGGAGCAGCTCCACGCCGCCGAAACGCTCGATGTCTGGGCGCAATCCGCCACCTCCGCAGGCAATCTCAATAAGGCGGAGGAATACCGCCAGATTTGGCAATTAGTAATGGATGTTCTGGAAAAGGCAGATGCCATCCTCGGCAAGGAAGAACTCACCTTAGAAGAAATGGCAAAAATTCTCAAGGCAGGTCTGGAAAAATGCTCCATGGGTGTCATTCCGCCGACCGCCGATTGCCTTCTGATTGGGGATATCGAACGCAGCCGCCTGCCCGAAATCAAATATCTTTTCGTGCTTGGTGTCAATGAAGGCGTTCTCCCCTCTCCTGCCACGGCACAGGGCATTTTCACCGAAGCCGAGCGCGACCTTCTGACCGCCCAAGGCGTAGAGCTGGCAAGCGGCGGCAAGCAGAAAATCTTCGAGGAGCAATTCCTCATCTATCGCGGCTTAACCAGACCCTCCAAGGGTCTATGGCTCACCTATGCCGCCAATGATGCCGAGGGTCGGGAGCTGTCCCCCTCCTCTCTGATTGAACGGCTTCAGCGTCTGGATGAAGGCCTGCAAATCGAGCCCATGCCCGCCTTCGATTTAGAAGAAACCGCCCCTGCCGCCGTTTTCCATCTGCTTGGCGGCGAAATGCGGAAGGCAACGGCAGAAGCGCCGCTTTCTCCCCTCTGGCAGGATATCTATGGCTTTTTTGACGAAAACAGCCAATGGCAGAAGCACCTTTCCCTTCTGAAGCAGGGCATCGGCAAAACGGCAAAGCCCGAGCGGCTCTCCCCGAAAACGGCAAAGACGCTTTACGGCAAAAATATTTTTTCGAGCGTTTCCCGTCTGGAACGATTCGCAGGCTGCCCCTTCTCCTTCTTCGCGGAATATGGTCTGAAGGCGGAGGAACGGCGGCTTTATCAGCTCAATACCCCCGATTTGGGGTCTCTGTTCCATGAGGTTCTGGAGCTGTTCTCCAACAAATTGGAGCAGGACAGCCTCCCCTGGACATCGCTCACGAAGGAAGAAACCACCGCCCGTATCCATGCCGCCGTAGAGGATGCCGCCCCTCGTCTGGGCAATCGTATCCTTCTGGATTCTGCCGCAAATCAATACCTTATCCGCCGCCTGAAACGCATTTCCACCCGTGCCGCATGGACGCTGGTGCAGCATTTACAGCAGGGAGATTTCGTTCCGGCAGGCTATGAGGTCGGCTTCGGCGCACATGAAGCCCTCCCCCCGATTGTCATTCGCCTACAGGATGGCGGCAGTCTGATTCTTAACGGTAAAATCGACCGCGTGGATTTGCTTGATGCCAGCGGCACACGCTATGTCAAAATCATCGACTACAAATCGGGCAATAAGACCTTCCATTTTCAGGATATTTATTACGGTCTGCAATTACAGCTTCTCGTTTATCTGGATGCGTATCTCAAGTATTATAAAAAAACAGGCGCATCCTTCAAGCCGGGCGGTGTCTTTTATTTCCGCATCACAGACCCCACCCTTGCCCTTGATGAGGAGCTTTCCGCCGAGGCAATCGAAAAAATTCTCTATGAAAAAATGCGAATGTCGGGACTGCTTTTGCAGGAGGATGTTCTTATCCATGGCTTAGATCATAGCCTTGCCGAAAGCCGCAGCTCCGCCATCGTGCCTGTCGGCTATACCAAAAAAGGCGACCCTACCGCCGCCTCAAATCTCGCAACCGAGGAGCAGTATGCCGCCATTCTGGATTTCGTTGCCACGCGCACGCAGGAAATCGGCGATGCCATGAAGGCAGGCATCATTGCCCCTGCCCCCTATCGCGATGGGCAGCGTACCCCCTGCGCCTATTGCAGCTATCGCTCCCTTTGCCGCCATAGCTATGCCGAGGCACCCAAGTGGCGAAAGCTGAAGAAAATAGATAAAGTGGATTTCTGGGAAAGCATCACCCCCAAACAGCCCCCCGAAACCGAATAA
- a CDS encoding FMN-binding protein, with the protein MGRTRFMVVKAKELIKTAVFAVLGVIILVGLIAFFLNMGKHDGAYRDGTYYEEMQLGEETAEIAVTIAEGRIAEVSMEEATEAVAVFYPLLAEVTETVGQAVIENQSAEIAVESENPHSAQAILDAVAACLEQAER; encoded by the coding sequence GTGGGGCGCACGAGGTTTATGGTAGTGAAGGCGAAGGAGTTAATCAAAACAGCGGTGTTTGCGGTACTGGGTGTGATTATTCTGGTGGGGTTGATTGCATTTTTTCTGAATATGGGGAAGCATGACGGCGCATATCGGGACGGTACCTATTACGAGGAAATGCAGCTTGGCGAAGAAACGGCGGAGATTGCGGTAACGATTGCGGAGGGGCGCATTGCGGAGGTTTCCATGGAGGAGGCAACAGAGGCGGTGGCGGTGTTTTATCCCCTGCTGGCAGAGGTGACGGAAACGGTCGGGCAGGCGGTGATTGAAAACCAATCGGCAGAGATTGCAGTGGAGAGCGAGAATCCACATTCTGCACAGGCGATTCTGGATGCGGTGGCGGCGTGTCTGGAGCAGGCGGAGAGATAA
- a CDS encoding M23 family metallopeptidase has translation MLVWKGLAWERKTEDWLAPVSGVVTSDCGKRENPILHKQELHDGLDIAVPEGTEVVAVKSGRVTEVRTSATYGKLLRFETTDGYTILYAHLSEILVKKGEKIKQGQVVAKSGNTGLSTGPHLHYGIYRDGKLLNPMEYLPERATEKV, from the coding sequence GTGCTGGTGTGGAAGGGACTTGCATGGGAACGGAAAACGGAGGACTGGCTTGCGCCTGTTTCGGGGGTGGTGACCTCGGACTGCGGCAAGCGGGAAAACCCCATTTTACATAAACAGGAGCTGCATGACGGGTTGGATATTGCCGTTCCAGAGGGGACAGAGGTGGTAGCGGTTAAAAGCGGCAGGGTGACGGAGGTGCGTACTTCTGCGACGTATGGCAAGCTGCTGCGATTTGAAACAACGGACGGGTATACGATTTTATATGCACACCTTTCAGAGATATTGGTGAAAAAGGGGGAGAAAATCAAGCAGGGACAGGTGGTGGCAAAATCAGGGAATACGGGGCTTTCCACAGGGCCGCATCTGCATTATGGGATTTATCGGGATGGGAAGCTGCTGAACCCGATGGAGTATTTGCCGGAGAGGGCAACGGAGAAGGTATAG
- a CDS encoding Rne/Rng family ribonuclease, with protein sequence MKRVLMDISADLTRIALAEDGELKELYYESKREESLVGNVYAGRVANVMPNLQAAFVDIGAEKNGYYYYGNARAVSDAEKNSARPKVGDTLLLQVEKDAVGTKGAVLTGKFSFPGKFLVLLPEEGGEIGISRKITDSAERARIREILTELLPADCGAIVRTNGEGKSREEFEREWKQLWAKCERLKTGEFLKPPALISQENHPVKRAARDFYGADVEEYVVNEAESYRELLESGDFNGEGQPALRLHTDAIPLFEAYFLESQSEKALDEHVWLKSGGFLVIEETEACVVIDVNTGKAAGRGDLQKTILKTNLEAAEEAAKQMRLRNLSGIIIIDFIDMADTAAQKEVTQRLKKAVAKDRIKTVVVGMTELGLMQVTRKKTRPSLKRQMTTKCRACDGSGRLPSIEWTVTRMRREAESVFAHTIYNELTVQADKRLLAAFAGGDGAWKTALEKKSGGTILLEESEMGFGQYAMEKRKKKVNV encoded by the coding sequence TTGAAACGAGTTTTGATGGATATTTCCGCCGACCTAACGCGGATTGCGTTAGCGGAGGACGGCGAATTAAAGGAATTATATTATGAAAGCAAGCGGGAGGAAAGCCTTGTCGGGAATGTTTACGCGGGGCGTGTGGCAAATGTCATGCCAAATTTGCAGGCGGCGTTTGTAGACATCGGCGCGGAGAAAAACGGCTATTATTATTACGGCAATGCAAGAGCCGTTTCCGATGCGGAGAAAAACAGCGCAAGACCGAAGGTCGGGGATACGTTGCTATTGCAGGTGGAGAAGGATGCAGTCGGCACGAAGGGCGCGGTGCTGACAGGAAAGTTTTCCTTTCCGGGGAAATTTCTGGTGCTTTTGCCGGAGGAGGGCGGCGAAATCGGCATTTCCAGAAAAATTACGGATTCGGCGGAGCGTGCGCGGATTCGGGAAATTCTGACGGAGCTTCTGCCTGCGGACTGCGGCGCGATTGTCCGCACAAACGGGGAGGGCAAAAGCAGAGAGGAATTTGAAAGAGAATGGAAGCAGCTTTGGGCAAAATGCGAAAGGCTGAAAACGGGCGAATTTCTGAAGCCGCCTGCGCTGATTTCACAGGAAAACCATCCCGTCAAGCGTGCCGCAAGGGATTTTTACGGCGCGGATGTGGAGGAATATGTGGTCAATGAGGCGGAAAGCTATCGGGAATTGCTGGAAAGCGGAGACTTTAACGGCGAGGGACAGCCTGCCCTCAGACTGCATACCGATGCAATTCCGCTATTTGAGGCGTATTTTCTGGAGAGCCAGAGCGAGAAGGCACTGGACGAGCATGTCTGGCTGAAAAGCGGCGGTTTTCTGGTGATTGAGGAAACCGAGGCTTGCGTGGTGATTGATGTGAACACAGGGAAGGCAGCAGGCAGAGGGGATTTGCAGAAAACGATTCTGAAAACGAATCTGGAGGCGGCGGAGGAAGCGGCAAAGCAGATGCGCCTTAGAAATCTTTCGGGGATTATCATCATTGATTTTATTGATATGGCAGATACGGCGGCGCAGAAGGAGGTTACACAGCGGCTGAAAAAGGCTGTGGCGAAGGATCGCATTAAGACGGTTGTGGTCGGCATGACAGAGCTGGGGCTGATGCAGGTGACGCGCAAAAAGACCAGACCCTCCCTGAAGCGGCAGATGACAACAAAATGCCGTGCCTGCGACGGCAGCGGCAGACTGCCCTCGATTGAATGGACGGTGACAAGGATGCGCAGAGAGGCGGAAAGCGTTTTTGCACATACGATTTATAACGAGCTGACAGTGCAGGCGGACAAGCGTCTGCTGGCTGCCTTTGCCGGAGGGGACGGTGCATGGAAAACGGCACTGGAGAAAAAAAGCGGCGGCACGATTCTTTTGGAGGAAAGCGAAATGGGCTTTGGGCAATATGCCATGGAGAAGCGGAAGAAAAAAGTAAATGTATGA